A genomic window from Aquipuribacter sp. SD81 includes:
- a CDS encoding AI-2E family transporter, with the protein MAGGPLGRLLGGGRRDTDPTPAAASLPPGPLLPPPVVTLLGLAAALVVLGGLRTAQSVVAPVLLALVIAIAVHPVQAWLRARVPGWLALVVTLVVTYAFLTAFAGALTLSVLRFADQAGRYQAELNQLVQDAENLLREVGVDQEQIDAFVGGFDLNRIFDLALDVALTGFSVVSNLFFVLLLLFFLLIDAGGADDRMRAVAALRPRAAEALHSFTYGTRQYLVVTAVFGAVVAALDVVLLVVLGVPLPLLWGLLVFLASFVPTVGLIVGIVPPAVIALLDGGPVEALWVVVGFLVVNNVIDNFVKPKFVGDAVGISITLAFLSLVVWGFVLGPLGALLAIPATLLTRAVLLSPADPRHRWVTWLLADRAPTDEEVAATVAEARAAAGSGEDRPGSLPPAPGAAGVRGRARRSARSRRA; encoded by the coding sequence ATGGCCGGCGGCCCGCTCGGCCGGCTCCTCGGCGGAGGCCGGCGCGACACGGACCCGACCCCCGCCGCCGCGTCGCTGCCACCCGGGCCGCTGCTGCCGCCGCCCGTCGTCACCCTCCTCGGACTGGCCGCGGCGCTCGTCGTGCTCGGCGGGCTGCGGACCGCGCAGTCCGTCGTCGCGCCGGTCCTGCTCGCCCTGGTCATCGCCATCGCCGTGCACCCCGTGCAGGCGTGGCTGCGAGCCCGGGTGCCCGGGTGGCTCGCCCTCGTCGTCACGCTCGTCGTGACCTACGCCTTCCTCACCGCCTTCGCGGGCGCGCTCACGCTGTCGGTGCTCCGCTTCGCCGACCAGGCCGGGCGCTACCAGGCCGAGCTCAACCAGCTCGTGCAGGACGCCGAGAACCTCCTGCGAGAGGTCGGCGTCGACCAGGAGCAGATCGACGCCTTCGTCGGCGGCTTCGACCTCAACCGGATCTTCGACCTCGCCCTCGACGTCGCGCTGACCGGCTTCTCGGTCGTGAGCAACCTGTTCTTCGTCCTCCTGCTGCTGTTCTTCCTCCTCATCGACGCCGGCGGCGCCGACGACCGGATGCGCGCGGTCGCGGCCCTGCGCCCGCGGGCGGCCGAGGCGCTGCACTCGTTCACGTACGGCACGCGGCAGTACCTCGTCGTCACGGCCGTCTTCGGTGCCGTCGTCGCGGCCCTCGACGTCGTCCTGCTCGTCGTCCTCGGGGTGCCGCTGCCGCTGCTGTGGGGGCTGCTCGTCTTCCTCGCGAGCTTCGTGCCGACCGTCGGGCTCATCGTCGGCATCGTCCCGCCCGCGGTCATCGCCCTGCTGGACGGCGGTCCCGTCGAGGCGCTGTGGGTCGTCGTCGGGTTCCTCGTCGTCAACAACGTCATCGACAACTTCGTCAAGCCGAAGTTCGTCGGCGACGCGGTCGGCATCAGCATCACGCTGGCGTTCCTGTCGCTCGTCGTGTGGGGCTTCGTCCTCGGGCCGCTCGGCGCCCTGCTCGCGATCCCGGCGACGCTGCTGACCCGCGCGGTCCTGCTGTCGCCCGCCGACCCCCGCCACCGCTGGGTGACGTGGCTGCTGGCCGACCGCGCCCCGACCGACGAGGAGGTCGCGGCCACCGTGGCCGAGGCGAGGGCCGCGGCCGGGTCCGGCGAGGACCGGCCCGGGTCGCTGCCGCCGGCACCGGGGGCCGCCGGGGTCAGGGGAAGGGCCAGGCGTTCGGCTCGCAGCCGTCGAGCCTGA